In Cynocephalus volans isolate mCynVol1 chromosome 3, mCynVol1.pri, whole genome shotgun sequence, one DNA window encodes the following:
- the LOC134371944 gene encoding DPEP2 neighbor protein-like, which produces MCDRILYIQCNLSSVPWKGSAAAAVPPTPPPPPAHYHVLYRGCGEAQVGWHGETYCLVGGYRLYGDAPLATPAKAEAEKPAPRWAPKRPRAPAKPDMDLGCPSPKIGRLWHGGKRLAPQKLAG; this is translated from the exons ATGTGTGACCGCATCCTGTATATCCAGTGTAACTTGTCCTCTGTCCCTTGGAAGGGCAGCGCAGCAG CTG CTGTgcctcccactcctcctcctccacc TGCCCACTACCACGTCCTTTACCGAGGCTGTGGAGAAGCCCAGGTGGGCTGGCATGGGGAGACGTACTGCCTGGTTGGCGGCTACCGGCTCTATGGGGATGCTCCTTTGGCCACCCCAGCAAAGGCCGAAGCGGAGAAGCCAGCCCCCAGATGGGCTCCCAAGAGACCTCGAGCTCCAGCTAAGCCAGACATGGACCTAGGTTGTCCTAGCCCAAAAATTGGGCGCTTGTGGCATGGTGGCAAGAGGCTGGCCCCGCAGAAGCTTGCTGGCTGA